In Candidatus Hydrogenedentota bacterium, the following are encoded in one genomic region:
- a CDS encoding PEP-CTERM sorting domain-containing protein, protein LVNGAQVIQNGAPFVQPAGYELLPDVGTEFAFLGDLSGSAFRGAQYGIEASGLGYFGPGDRFDTSKPDDVLSPPASPDGANFGLASAISGTANSKVTGVPVIVGGSVQFVFGYEGSLSLSDISNVNFQYGTSTSDPNLIVPEPSTIALMGIGIAGLAAARRVRKNRA, encoded by the coding sequence GTTGGTTAACGGGGCGCAGGTTATTCAGAATGGCGCGCCCTTCGTACAGCCCGCCGGGTACGAACTCTTGCCGGACGTGGGAACCGAATTCGCTTTTCTCGGGGACCTCTCTGGCTCGGCCTTCCGTGGTGCTCAATATGGTATAGAGGCCAGCGGGTTAGGCTACTTCGGGCCGGGTGACCGTTTTGACACATCGAAACCCGACGATGTCCTTTCCCCGCCAGCGTCGCCGGATGGCGCCAACTTTGGGTTGGCGTCTGCGATTTCGGGCACTGCGAATTCGAAGGTCACGGGCGTGCCCGTTATTGTTGGTGGCTCAGTTCAGTTTGTGTTCGGCTACGAGGGCTCTTTGAGCCTCAGCGACATCTCGAACGTGAACTTCCAGTACGGAACCAGCACGTCCGATCCAAATCTCATTGTCCCCGAACCTTCCACGATTGCGTTGATGGGTATCGGGATTGCCGGATTGGCGGCAGCGCGGCGTGTTCGCAAGAACCGCGCATAA
- the pdxH gene encoding pyridoxamine 5'-phosphate oxidase: MLIPDVSDPIALFDTWLREARQVGVHLPESMALATVAPGGQPSVRMVLLKHADSDGFVFYTNLNSRKAADLKANPRAALCFHWPELGRQVRVEGSVTPVSGAEADAYFATRPRESQLGAWASRQSSVLASREELELRFSRAGLEYQGRDVPRPPFWSGCRLRPAQIEFWKELPNRLHDRVLY, encoded by the coding sequence GTGTTGATACCTGACGTATCCGACCCAATTGCGCTTTTCGATACGTGGCTGCGCGAAGCCCGTCAAGTCGGAGTACATCTGCCCGAGAGCATGGCCCTGGCTACCGTAGCGCCCGGAGGGCAGCCTTCCGTTCGAATGGTTCTGCTGAAACATGCTGATAGCGATGGTTTTGTGTTCTATACAAACCTCAACAGCCGGAAAGCCGCGGATTTGAAGGCCAATCCGCGGGCTGCGCTCTGTTTCCACTGGCCGGAACTCGGCAGGCAGGTGCGCGTGGAAGGCAGCGTAACCCCGGTGAGCGGCGCGGAGGCGGATGCTTACTTCGCGACCCGCCCAAGGGAAAGCCAACTCGGCGCGTGGGCGTCGCGCCAGTCGTCTGTTCTGGCCAGCAGAGAGGAGCTCGAACTGCGGTTCTCCCGGGCCGGGCTGGAGTATCAGGGCCGGGACGTACCCAGACCACCCTTCTGGTCGGGCTGCCGATTGAGACCCGCTCAAATCGAATTCTGGAAAGAGTTGCCCAATCGGTTACACGACCGCGTGCTCTACA